From the Lacipirellulaceae bacterium genome, the window AATTGAAATGTGACGTTCAGTTATGGAGTGTCATGTCGCGAGAACATCTGCAATTTGAGAAGCGATCTCATCCAGCGTCGATATGGCAGTATTCAGCGCGAGCTTGTCGGCTAGCGAAGGGCTATATCCGATGACCTCTGCCTTAGTGACTTTGTGCCAAACCGGAAGGATGACTTTACTGCCTCCCATTTCCTTTTGAACTAATCCATCAAGCTCGTACTGCGGCCAGTTTTTTGCGAAGAATGCAGGAGACAAAACAACTATTCCGAAACGAGACTTTGAGAGGCCCTGGTCAATTGATCTACGGAGGCTATCGCCAATACGTAATTGGAATTCGTCATACCATACGTCAAACTCCTTCTCGCGTAAAAGTTTTGCGAGAGGACGTACGATTACATCCTTGTCTTCACTGGCGTGCGAGATGAATACATCATGATCAGCTTGCGAATTGACGGTCGCGGTTTGATCAGACTTACCTAGTTGCAAGGCCGCCAAGTTTTCAAGCTGACGACGTTGTGCAGCAGCGAAAGCATCTTGAGCCCGCCGTATCTTCTTGAGCGAAGACTCCTGCTCTCGTTGCTGTTCCTTGAATAGATCTTGCTGTAAAGAGTGCAGTCGTTGAGTCTTATCAGCGATTCTTTTCGTTGCATCGGCTTTGGCACTTTGAATGCGTACAATATCATCTTGAAGGCGCTCGATCTCTCGAGACTTTGATTGTAAGCTCGAAGCACTCGTGTTCTTTGTGATGCTTCACTGGACGCTAGCGATGCGCGAAGTTTTTGCTGCTTCTTCTTTTGTTTTGTCGGTAAGTTTGCGTTGTGCGGATTGAATATCTCGCTGAACGCTGGTGATCGAAGACTGGATAGAGCTAATTGACATTGGAAGGATATTCACGAACCGAAAACAATGCCGCGATGTTATCAATGATGTGGAAATCGCGTATTCGCATAAGCTAATGGGCAAGGTGATGAGTCGAGTATAGCAAAGTCACGGTTTGTTGAATGTTTAGTTTGTCATCGTTCTTAATCGCATCTAGCAGTCCCTGGCCAAACTCCACTCCAGCACCTCACGCTCGCGTCTGGTAAAATACGTTCACAACGCCCTCCGAACAATCCCGACGAGCGTCGCATCCTCGTCGCGAAGTTTTGCCATACCCTTCAACTTCTGCTAAGCAGAAGTGTGCTTCGCAAGGCTTTGTAGAATCGCTTTAAGCCCTTGCTAGGATTGTGTTTGCTGGTGGCCCTGGCCCCTCGGGCGAGCCGACTTTTGCTCGAAAAAAGTGATTTAGCAAAAGTGCAAAACTCCCAGGCGGTGACGTTTCTAGGGTGTTCACCCAGGTCGATTTTTCACAATCACAAACTCACATCACAGGTTTTTATGTCCGTACATCGCACATGGATTTCGTTGTCATTACTATTGTCCTTCGCGGTTCCCGGATCGTTCGCACAAGAGGCCGTGGTTGCTTCAGCACCCCGGAGTGACGCTTACGAGGCCAGCTTTGAGTCGCTCGCTAAGCACAAGGCGGCGCCCGAGTGGTTTCGGGATGCGAAGCTGGGGATCTATTTTCACTGGGGCGTGTACTCCGTCCCCGCGCATCAGAATGAGTGGTACCCGCGGTGGATGCACTTTCCGGGGCATCACGTTCAGAAATATCATCTGAAAACCTATGGGCCGCCAAATGAATTCGGTTATCACGACTTCGTGCCGCAGTTCAAGGCGGAGAATTTTGACGCGACGGAGTGGGCTGAGCTGTTCCAGCAGGCGGGGGCGAAGTTTGCTGGGCCGGTGGCTGAGCATCACGATGGCTTTGCGATGTGGGATAGCGACGCCACCATCTGGAACGCCGCCGACATGGGACCCAAGCGAGACATCACCGGCGAGTTGGAAAAGGAAATCCGCGCACGTGGGATGAAATTCATCGCCACGTTTCACCACTCGCGGAACTTGCAGCGGTACGCCGACAATCCCGGCGAGAAGGATCGCAAGGACATCGAGGCGAGACAACGCTGGTTCGACAGTCACTTTCCAAACATCCCGGACACGCCGCCGACTTCCGAAGACCCACGGCTACGACAACTCTACGGCAACATGCCTGAGGACGTTTGGCTGGAAATGATGTGGCTGGCGAAGCTCAAGGAGGTGATCGACCAATACGAGCCCGACATGATCTGGTTCGACGCGTGGCTCCGGGCGATTCCGCAGGAGTACCAGGAGAAATTTGCGGCATACTATCTCAACCGTGCGAAGGAGCAAGGCCGCGA encodes:
- a CDS encoding alpha-L-fucosidase; its protein translation is MSVHRTWISLSLLLSFAVPGSFAQEAVVASAPRSDAYEASFESLAKHKAAPEWFRDAKLGIYFHWGVYSVPAHQNEWYPRWMHFPGHHVQKYHLKTYGPPNEFGYHDFVPQFKAENFDATEWAELFQQAGAKFAGPVAEHHDGFAMWDSDATIWNAADMGPKRDITGELEKEIRARGMKFIATFHHSRNLQRYADNPGEKDRKDIEARQRWFDSHFPNIPDTPPTSEDPRLRQLYGNMPEDVWLEMMWLAKLKEVIDQYEPDMIWFDAWLRAIPQEYQEKFAAYYLNRAKEQGRDVMIVRKNDDLPLEYSVNDFEKGRMATLAKDPWLTDDTISKGSWCYTKGLAIKSLPDVLHVFIDIVSKNGCLLLNISPKADGTIPENQREVLLGLGKWLDQNGEAIYGTRPFVTFGEGPTRIEKGGHFLKQTKYTPQDIRYTLNGKGTGTFYAIQLGLPKPGEEVLLRKVPQYIVPMDYQVKKVTLLGSDAEVPWESGNEGLSITVPEKLPNEVALVWRIGVE
- a CDS encoding toll/interleukin-1 receptor domain-containing protein yields the protein MQLGKSDQTATVNSQADHDVFISHASEDKDVIVRPLAKLLREKEFDVWYDEFQLRIGDSLRRSIDQGLSKSRFGIVVLSPAFFAKNWPQYELDGLVQKEMGGSKVILPVWHKVTKAEVIGYSPSLADKLALNTAISTLDEIASQIADVLAT